The following coding sequences are from one Streptomyces sp. V3I7 window:
- a CDS encoding NlpC/P60 family protein — MASHRRPKQPSRARVTVLTTAAAAAVVLSAQAANAAPSEKPNKDEVKAKVDALYEQAEQATERYNGAKEKQEKLQKEISTIQDNVAREQEELNKLRDGLGSMASAQYRSGGIDPSVQLFLSADPDDYLDKASTLDQLSSQQVEALKKIQDKQRELAQERAEAAEKLKDLASTRTELGNKKKEVQGKLAEAQRLLNTLTAQEKAALAAKEARASRSAAARVELGLHLGSGRASAAFSAAQSQIGKPYVYGATGPSSFDCSGLTSWAYAQAGVSIPRTAQQQANIGTRISSMNDLQVGDLVFFFNDIHHVGLYAGNGQVLHAPRTGTVVRYESMSTIGGPFMFGVRV, encoded by the coding sequence GTGGCGTCCCACCGTCGACCGAAGCAGCCGAGCCGCGCACGCGTGACCGTGCTGACCACCGCAGCCGCCGCTGCCGTCGTCCTCAGCGCACAGGCCGCCAACGCGGCTCCGAGCGAGAAGCCGAACAAGGACGAGGTCAAGGCCAAGGTCGACGCGCTCTACGAGCAGGCGGAGCAGGCCACCGAGCGCTACAACGGCGCCAAGGAGAAGCAGGAGAAGCTCCAGAAGGAGATCTCCACCATCCAGGACAACGTCGCGCGCGAGCAGGAAGAGCTCAACAAGCTCCGCGACGGCCTGGGTTCGATGGCCTCCGCCCAGTACCGCTCCGGTGGCATAGATCCCTCCGTCCAGCTCTTCCTGTCGGCCGACCCGGACGACTACCTCGACAAGGCCTCCACGCTCGACCAGTTGAGCAGCCAGCAGGTCGAGGCCCTGAAGAAGATCCAGGACAAGCAGCGCGAACTCGCCCAGGAGCGCGCCGAGGCGGCCGAGAAGCTCAAGGACCTCGCCTCCACCCGGACCGAGCTGGGCAACAAGAAGAAGGAAGTCCAGGGCAAGCTCGCCGAGGCGCAGAGACTGCTCAACACCCTGACCGCGCAGGAGAAGGCGGCACTCGCCGCCAAGGAGGCGCGCGCCAGCCGCTCCGCCGCCGCCCGCGTGGAGCTGGGCCTGCACCTCGGTTCCGGCCGGGCCTCCGCGGCCTTCTCCGCCGCCCAGAGCCAGATCGGCAAGCCCTACGTCTACGGTGCCACCGGCCCGTCCTCCTTCGACTGCTCGGGCCTGACCTCCTGGGCCTACGCCCAGGCCGGCGTCTCCATCCCGCGCACCGCGCAGCAGCAGGCCAACATCGGCACGCGCATCTCGTCGATGAACGACCTCCAGGTCGGCGACCTGGTCTTCTTCTTCAACGACATCCACCACGTCGGCCTCTACGCGGGCAACGGCCAGGTGCTGCACGCCCCGCGAACCGGCACGGTCGTCCGCTACGAGTCGATGAGCACCATCGGCGGTCCGTTCATGTTCGGCGTCCGCGTCTGA
- the trpD gene encoding anthranilate phosphoribosyltransferase has protein sequence MSAVTPAGGDTAAGRSWPALLDGLLSGRNLSADETAWAMDRIMRGEATDAQIAGFAVALRAKGETVEEITGLVRTMYAHANVIEVPGDAVDIVGTGGDGAKTVNISTMASIVVAGTGVKVVKHGNRAASSASGSSDVLEKLGINLDLTPKRTAEVAEEAGITICFAVKFHPSLRHVAAARGQLGIRTTFNILGPLTNPAQVRSQAVGVADPRMAPIVAGVFAERGNSSLVFRGDDGLDELTTTSTSRVWVVRDGKVTEETFDPRDVGIDLVPVEALRGGDPSYNAEVARRVLDGEKGPVRDAVLLNAAAALVALNPTEAPLPDQIREGMAKAAESIDSGAAKRALERWVLASNAQG, from the coding sequence ATGAGCGCTGTGACCCCCGCTGGAGGCGACACCGCGGCGGGCCGTTCCTGGCCTGCCCTGCTGGACGGTCTGCTGAGCGGCCGGAACCTGAGCGCCGACGAGACCGCCTGGGCCATGGACCGGATCATGCGCGGCGAGGCGACCGACGCCCAGATCGCCGGCTTCGCGGTGGCGCTGCGGGCCAAGGGCGAGACGGTGGAGGAGATCACCGGCCTCGTACGGACGATGTACGCGCACGCCAACGTCATCGAGGTGCCGGGGGACGCCGTCGACATCGTCGGCACCGGCGGCGACGGCGCGAAGACGGTGAACATCTCCACGATGGCCTCGATCGTCGTCGCCGGTACGGGCGTGAAGGTGGTCAAGCACGGCAACCGGGCGGCGTCCTCGGCGTCGGGCTCCTCGGACGTGCTGGAGAAGCTCGGGATCAACCTCGACCTGACGCCGAAGCGCACGGCCGAGGTCGCCGAGGAAGCGGGCATCACCATCTGCTTCGCGGTGAAGTTCCACCCCTCGCTGCGGCATGTGGCCGCCGCGCGCGGTCAGTTGGGCATCCGCACCACGTTCAACATCCTGGGCCCGCTGACCAACCCCGCGCAGGTGCGGTCCCAGGCGGTCGGCGTCGCGGACCCCCGCATGGCGCCGATCGTGGCGGGCGTCTTCGCCGAGCGCGGCAACTCGTCGCTGGTCTTCCGGGGCGACGACGGCCTCGACGAGCTGACCACGACGTCCACCTCGAGGGTGTGGGTGGTCCGCGACGGCAAGGTCACCGAGGAGACCTTCGACCCGCGCGACGTCGGCATCGACCTGGTCCCGGTGGAGGCCCTCCGTGGCGGTGACCCCTCCTACAACGCGGAGGTGGCCCGCCGCGTCCTGGACGGCGAGAAGGGCCCGGTCCGAGACGCGGTCCTCCTGAACGCGGCGGCGGCCTTGGTAGCCCTGAACCCCACCGAGGCCCCCTTGCCGGACCAGATCCGCGAGGGCATGGCGAAGGCGGCGGAGTCGATCGACTCAGGCGCGGCAAAGCGAGCCCTGGAACGCTGGGTACTGGCGAGCAACGCTCAGGGATAG
- a CDS encoding c-type cytochrome, translated as MKKLSVRRRHPLAAVVVLLLALAATGGLYAAFAPASKAQADETAQSLTIEEGKKLYSVGCASCHGTGGQGTSDGPSLVGVGAAAVDFQVSTGRMPAATSQGAQVPSKKPIYDQAQIDQLAAYIASLGAGPEVPTEQQYGPQGADIAHGGELFRTNCAQCHNFTGKGGALTKGKFAPTLEGVAPKHIYEAMQTGPQNMPSFPDTTMPEKDKKDIIAYLNAVNSSNTENPGGLELGGLGPVTEGLFGWIFGLGALIAVAVWVAARTAKAKKS; from the coding sequence GTGAAAAAGCTCTCCGTACGACGACGCCATCCGCTGGCGGCGGTCGTCGTCCTACTCCTTGCGCTGGCGGCCACTGGGGGGCTGTACGCCGCGTTCGCGCCCGCGAGCAAGGCACAGGCCGATGAAACGGCCCAGTCCCTGACGATCGAGGAGGGCAAGAAGCTCTACTCGGTCGGCTGCGCCAGCTGCCACGGCACCGGTGGCCAGGGCACCTCCGACGGGCCGAGCCTGGTGGGCGTGGGCGCCGCGGCCGTGGACTTCCAGGTCAGCACCGGCCGCATGCCGGCCGCCACCTCCCAGGGTGCCCAGGTCCCGAGCAAGAAGCCCATCTACGACCAGGCCCAGATCGACCAGCTCGCGGCGTACATCGCGTCGCTGGGCGCCGGTCCTGAGGTGCCGACCGAGCAGCAGTACGGCCCCCAGGGCGCCGACATCGCCCACGGTGGCGAGCTGTTCCGCACCAACTGCGCGCAGTGCCACAACTTCACCGGCAAGGGTGGTGCGCTGACCAAGGGCAAGTTCGCGCCGACCCTCGAGGGTGTCGCCCCGAAGCACATCTACGAGGCCATGCAGACCGGCCCGCAGAACATGCCCTCCTTCCCCGACACGACGATGCCGGAGAAGGACAAGAAGGACATCATCGCGTACCTGAACGCGGTCAACAGCAGCAACACCGAGAACCCCGGCGGTCTCGAGCTGGGCGGTCTCGGCCCGGTCACCGAGGGCCTGTTCGGATGGATCTTCGGACTGGGTGCCCTGATCGCGGTCGCCGTCTGGGTCGCCGCTCGGACCGCAAAGGCCAAGAAGTCATGA
- a CDS encoding NlpC/P60 family protein: MGFHRRLVPSGFDRGAGAALCALSTATAVLGAVPAGAAPHADPRVEVDRLYEQAEKATEAYNKAHERAGVLHRRIGDAQDEIARQQERVNSLREQLGSLAGAQYRSGGIDPAVALLFSDDPDAYLDKATTLGRIDARQAGRLRRLRTALRELTQERAETARALHDLERSRRAVADHKRTVEKKLARARLLLASLPYEQRAAYERTSRDGRPDLAGLPGFGGAVAPSARAAAAVAAARSALGRPYVWGASGPSGFDCSGLMQWSYARAGIQLPRTSQEQRFAGRRIPLAEARPGDLVIYRSDAGHVGMYVGNGQVIHAPHPGAAVRYDPVGMMPVSSVTRV, from the coding sequence GTGGGGTTCCATCGCCGCCTTGTACCGTCCGGGTTCGACCGGGGCGCCGGCGCCGCCCTGTGCGCGCTGTCCACCGCGACCGCCGTCCTCGGCGCCGTACCGGCGGGCGCCGCGCCGCACGCCGATCCCCGCGTCGAGGTGGACCGCCTCTACGAGCAGGCCGAGAAGGCGACCGAGGCCTACAACAAGGCCCATGAGCGCGCCGGCGTGCTGCACCGGCGGATCGGCGACGCGCAGGACGAGATCGCCCGCCAGCAGGAGCGCGTGAACTCCCTGCGGGAGCAGCTCGGTTCGCTGGCCGGGGCCCAGTACCGCTCCGGCGGCATCGACCCCGCCGTGGCCCTGCTCTTCTCCGACGACCCGGACGCCTACCTCGACAAGGCGACCACGCTCGGCCGGATCGACGCCCGCCAGGCCGGCCGGCTGCGAAGACTCCGCACGGCCCTGCGTGAACTCACCCAGGAGCGGGCCGAGACCGCCCGCGCGCTCCACGACCTGGAGCGGAGCCGCAGGGCCGTCGCCGACCACAAGCGCACCGTGGAGAAGAAGCTCGCCCGGGCCCGGCTGCTGCTCGCCTCCCTGCCGTACGAGCAGCGGGCCGCCTACGAGCGGACCTCCCGCGACGGCCGCCCGGACCTGGCCGGCCTGCCCGGCTTCGGCGGCGCCGTCGCGCCCAGCGCCCGGGCCGCCGCGGCCGTCGCCGCCGCCCGCTCCGCCCTCGGGCGTCCCTACGTGTGGGGCGCGAGCGGCCCTTCCGGCTTCGACTGCTCGGGCCTGATGCAGTGGTCGTACGCCCGCGCCGGGATCCAGCTGCCGCGCACCTCGCAGGAACAGCGGTTCGCCGGACGCCGGATCCCGCTCGCCGAGGCCCGGCCCGGCGACCTGGTCATCTACCGCTCCGACGCCGGACACGTGGGCATGTACGTGGGCAACGGCCAGGTGATCCACGCGCCCCATCCCGGCGCGGCCGTGCGCTACGACCCGGTCGGCATGATGCCGGTCTCCTCGGTCACCCGCGTCTGA
- a CDS encoding cytochrome c oxidase subunit 4: protein MKIQGRMFMWLSAFILVMAVVYGVWSKEPVGTTALVMAFGLCIMVGYYLGFTARRVDAGAQDNKEADVADEAGELGFFSPHSWQPLALGIGGALAFLGIAVGWWLMYFSAPIILIGLFGWVFEYYHGESRTQ from the coding sequence GTGAAGATCCAGGGCAGGATGTTCATGTGGCTGAGCGCCTTCATCCTCGTCATGGCGGTCGTCTATGGCGTGTGGTCGAAGGAGCCGGTCGGTACGACGGCGCTCGTCATGGCCTTCGGCCTGTGCATCATGGTCGGCTACTACCTGGGCTTCACCGCCCGGCGGGTCGACGCGGGTGCCCAGGACAACAAGGAGGCCGACGTCGCGGACGAGGCCGGCGAGCTGGGCTTCTTCAGCCCGCACAGCTGGCAGCCGCTCGCGCTCGGCATCGGCGGCGCGCTGGCCTTCCTCGGCATCGCCGTCGGCTGGTGGCTGATGTACTTCTCGGCGCCGATCATCCTGATCGGTCTGTTCGGCTGGGTGTTCGAGTACTACCACGGTGAGAGCCGCACGCAGTAG
- a CDS encoding cytochrome bc complex cytochrome b subunit has translation MSTAANEQPRSGGQAPRGERIADWADGRLGIYSLAKANMRKIFPDHWSFMLGEVCMYSFIIIILTGVYLTLFFHPSMNEVEYHGSYVPLQGQLMSEAFSSTLHISFDVRGGLLIRQIHHWAALIFLAGMFVHMMRVFFTGAFRKPREINWLFGFLLFVLGMFTGFTGYSLPDDLLSGTGVRFMEGAILSVPIVGTYLSFFLFGGEFPGHDFVARFYAVHILLLPGIMLGLMVAHLILVFYHKHTQFAGPGKKETNVVGMPLLPVYMAKAGGFFFLVFGVIAAIAAIAQINPIWAMGPYRPDQVSTGAQPDWYMGFAEGLIRFMPGWEINFWGHTLVLGVFIPLVLFPLVLVALAVYPFIESWITGDQREHHILDRPRNAATRTAFGVAWITIYMITLVGGGNDLWATHFHLSINAVTWFVRIFFFVGPVIAFLVTKRICLGLQRRDREKVLHGRETGIIKRLPHGEFIEVHEPLSQEQLHTLTAHHQYEPALVGPAVDENGVERKITGAEKLRAKLSNAYYGDDSQIPKATAEEYEEITSGHGHH, from the coding sequence ATGAGTACTGCAGCCAACGAACAGCCCCGCTCCGGCGGGCAGGCGCCCCGCGGCGAGCGCATCGCCGACTGGGCGGACGGCCGGCTCGGGATCTACTCCCTGGCCAAGGCCAACATGCGCAAGATCTTCCCCGACCACTGGTCGTTCATGTTGGGCGAAGTGTGCATGTACAGCTTCATCATCATCATCCTGACGGGTGTGTATCTGACGCTGTTCTTCCACCCGTCGATGAACGAGGTGGAGTACCACGGCAGTTACGTCCCGCTCCAGGGACAGCTGATGTCCGAGGCGTTCAGCTCGACCCTGCACATCTCCTTCGACGTGCGCGGTGGTCTGCTCATCCGGCAGATCCACCACTGGGCCGCCCTGATCTTCCTCGCGGGCATGTTCGTGCACATGATGCGCGTCTTCTTCACCGGCGCGTTCCGCAAGCCGCGTGAGATCAACTGGCTGTTCGGCTTCCTGCTGTTCGTCCTGGGCATGTTCACCGGCTTCACCGGTTACTCGCTCCCGGACGACCTGCTCTCCGGCACCGGTGTCCGCTTCATGGAGGGCGCGATCCTGTCCGTGCCGATCGTCGGCACGTACCTGTCGTTCTTCCTCTTCGGCGGCGAGTTCCCCGGCCACGACTTCGTGGCGCGGTTCTACGCGGTCCACATCCTGCTGCTGCCGGGCATCATGCTCGGCCTGATGGTGGCGCACCTGATCCTGGTCTTCTACCACAAGCACACGCAGTTCGCGGGCCCCGGCAAGAAGGAAACGAACGTCGTCGGCATGCCGCTGCTGCCGGTGTACATGGCCAAGGCCGGAGGCTTCTTCTTCCTGGTCTTCGGTGTCATCGCGGCCATCGCGGCCATCGCGCAGATCAACCCGATCTGGGCCATGGGCCCCTACCGCCCGGACCAGGTGTCGACCGGCGCCCAGCCCGACTGGTACATGGGCTTCGCCGAGGGCCTGATCCGCTTCATGCCGGGCTGGGAGATCAACTTCTGGGGCCACACGCTCGTCCTGGGCGTGTTCATCCCGCTGGTGCTCTTCCCGCTGGTCCTGGTCGCGCTCGCGGTCTACCCGTTCATCGAGTCCTGGATCACCGGCGACCAGCGCGAGCACCACATCCTGGACCGTCCGCGCAACGCCGCGACGCGTACCGCGTTCGGCGTCGCCTGGATCACGATCTACATGATCACGCTGGTCGGCGGCGGCAACGACCTGTGGGCCACGCACTTCCACCTGTCGATCAACGCCGTCACCTGGTTCGTCCGGATCTTCTTCTTCGTCGGACCGGTCATCGCGTTCCTCGTCACCAAGCGGATCTGCCTCGGCCTCCAGCGCCGCGACCGGGAGAAGGTGCTGCACGGTCGGGAGACCGGCATCATCAAGCGCCTGCCGCACGGTGAGTTCATCGAGGTCCACGAGCCGCTCAGCCAGGAGCAGCTGCACACCCTCACCGCCCACCACCAGTACGAGCCGGCCCTGGTCGGCCCGGCGGTGGACGAGAACGGCGTCGAGCGGAAGATCACGGGTGCCGAGAAGCTGCGCGCCAAGCTCAGCAACGCCTACTACGGCGACGACTCCCAGATCCCGAAGGCGACCGCCGAGGAGTACGAGGAGATCACGAGCGGCCACGGCCACCACTGA
- a CDS encoding NYN domain-containing protein — MVETTSGGPGDGTAEVLDRPLPDGVRRRVVQIVADGFGGLTVGELPAQLRQYARFAPNRRAKFAGSAMAAAVETDTLFRQRIGEKLREAQPELSGALDAGSAPPAADPLDVAAAAYVLRPTGWVKLVSAAGEEVERADAERADEESRAELERLREERDRAREQARAETERLRGELESAKKEAESLHRKLRAALSDVKRGEAALRKAQAEIEAVRAEGQAQVSAAESETRRLKARLGEAEAALEAGRRAVREGRSVEDMRLRLLLDTVLDAAQGLRRELALPPVSVRPAETVDAVEPGRMTPKDIAARALSDSDPAILDQLLALPQAHLVVDGYNVTKTGYPQMPLEKQRLRLLGQLSQLAAQTGAEVTCVFDGAELAAPVLLAPPRGVRVLFSKPGVTADELIRQLVRAEPPGRPVIVASTDREVADGVAKAGARPVASAVLLKRLS, encoded by the coding sequence ATGGTGGAGACCACCAGCGGAGGGCCGGGCGACGGCACCGCCGAGGTGCTTGACCGTCCGCTGCCCGACGGCGTGCGGCGCCGGGTCGTGCAGATCGTGGCGGACGGCTTCGGTGGGCTGACGGTCGGCGAACTGCCCGCCCAGCTACGGCAGTACGCCCGTTTCGCCCCGAATCGCCGGGCCAAGTTCGCGGGCAGCGCCATGGCCGCGGCCGTCGAGACCGACACCCTCTTCCGCCAGCGCATCGGCGAGAAGCTCAGAGAGGCCCAGCCGGAGCTCTCCGGCGCCCTCGACGCCGGCTCGGCGCCCCCGGCCGCGGATCCGCTCGACGTGGCGGCCGCGGCCTATGTGCTGCGCCCCACGGGCTGGGTGAAGCTGGTCAGCGCGGCCGGCGAGGAGGTCGAGCGCGCCGACGCCGAGCGCGCCGACGAGGAGAGCCGGGCCGAACTGGAGCGGCTGCGCGAGGAGCGCGACCGTGCCCGGGAGCAGGCCCGCGCCGAGACCGAGCGGCTGCGCGGGGAGCTGGAGTCGGCGAAGAAGGAAGCGGAGTCGCTTCACCGCAAGCTCCGTGCGGCCCTCAGTGACGTCAAGCGCGGCGAGGCGGCGCTGCGCAAGGCGCAGGCCGAGATCGAGGCAGTGCGCGCCGAGGGGCAGGCGCAGGTGTCCGCCGCCGAGAGCGAGACGCGCCGGCTCAAGGCCCGCCTGGGCGAGGCCGAGGCGGCGCTGGAGGCCGGCCGCCGGGCGGTCCGCGAGGGGCGCAGCGTCGAGGACATGCGGCTGCGGCTGCTGCTCGACACCGTGCTGGACGCGGCCCAGGGGCTGCGCAGGGAACTGGCGCTGCCGCCCGTCTCCGTACGCCCGGCCGAGACCGTGGACGCGGTCGAGCCGGGGCGGATGACGCCGAAGGACATCGCGGCGCGGGCGCTGTCCGACAGCGACCCCGCGATCCTCGACCAGCTGCTCGCGCTGCCGCAGGCGCATCTGGTCGTCGACGGCTACAACGTCACCAAGACCGGCTATCCGCAGATGCCGCTGGAGAAGCAGCGGCTCAGGCTGCTCGGTCAGCTCTCGCAGCTCGCCGCGCAGACCGGCGCCGAGGTCACATGCGTCTTCGACGGCGCCGAACTCGCCGCGCCCGTGCTGCTCGCCCCGCCGCGCGGGGTGCGGGTGCTGTTCTCCAAGCCGGGTGTGACGGCCGACGAGCTGATCCGCCAGCTGGTGCGCGCCGAGCCGCCGGGCCGTCCGGTCATCGTCGCCTCGACCGACCGCGAGGTGGCCGACGGGGTCGCCAAGGCCGGGGCCCGTCCCGTGGCTTCCGCGGTGCTTCTCAAGCGTCTGTCGTGA
- a CDS encoding heme-copper oxidase subunit III, which yields MSVVATATTVETGHAHPSVNRPNLTSVGTIIWLSSELMFFAALFAMYFTLRSVTGPKYWKEMASALNLPFSATNTTILVLSSLTCQLGVFAAERGDVKKLRAWFAVTFVMGAIFIGGQIFEYTELVTKDGLSLSSGPYGSVFYLTTGFHGLHVTGGLIAFLLVLGRTYVAKRFTHEQATAAIVVSYYWHFVDVVWIGLFATIYLIK from the coding sequence ATGTCGGTCGTGGCGACAGCAACGACAGTAGAAACCGGGCACGCGCACCCGTCGGTCAATCGGCCGAACCTCACCAGCGTCGGAACCATCATCTGGCTGAGTTCCGAGCTGATGTTCTTCGCGGCCCTCTTCGCGATGTACTTCACCCTGCGATCGGTGACCGGTCCCAAGTACTGGAAGGAAATGGCGTCCGCGCTGAACCTTCCGTTCTCGGCGACCAACACCACGATCCTGGTGCTCTCCTCACTCACCTGTCAGCTCGGCGTGTTCGCCGCCGAGCGCGGTGACGTGAAGAAGCTCCGGGCCTGGTTCGCCGTCACCTTCGTGATGGGTGCGATCTTCATCGGCGGTCAGATCTTCGAGTACACGGAGCTGGTCACGAAGGACGGGCTCTCGCTCTCCTCCGGCCCGTACGGCTCGGTGTTCTACCTGACCACCGGTTTCCACGGCCTGCACGTGACGGGCGGTCTCATCGCCTTCCTGCTGGTCCTCGGCCGCACCTACGTGGCCAAGAGGTTCACGCACGAGCAGGCGACCGCCGCCATCGTCGTGTCCTACTACTGGCACTTCGTCGATGTCGTCTGGATCGGCCTCTTCGCAACGATCTACCTGATCAAGTAA
- a CDS encoding Lrp/AsnC family transcriptional regulator: MITAIVLIKTSVDRIPEIAEQIASLDSVSEVFSVTGTYDLIAMVRVREHEDLADVIPGRISRIPGVEATDTHVAFRTYSQHDLEAAFSIGLDA; encoded by the coding sequence GTGATCACCGCGATCGTGCTCATCAAGACCAGCGTGGACCGGATCCCCGAGATCGCGGAACAGATCGCCTCACTGGACTCGGTGAGCGAGGTCTTCTCCGTCACGGGCACGTACGACCTGATCGCGATGGTGCGGGTGCGCGAGCACGAGGACCTCGCGGACGTCATTCCGGGGCGGATCAGCCGGATTCCAGGCGTGGAGGCGACGGATACGCATGTGGCGTTCCGTACGTATTCGCAGCACGACCTGGAGGCGGCGTTCTCGATCGGGCTGGACGCGTAG
- a CDS encoding Ig-like domain-containing protein — MSHTVRFRGAGAGTVIGCTLLVTALGAGLTACSSDSESLSARPYDAADRISFNAPTGSGKKADPDKPLEVSATGDDRITDVTAMDATGRYVTGELAADGSRWHSTSPLAANAHYTVRVSTEGEDGAPGRKVLDFDTTKPTAKKALDVTFGPKTGEYGVGQPITADLSQPVRDKAQRALVERSLQVDSVPGVAGAWYWVNDKQLHYRPKEYWPTHATIQVRSNLEGVKISDRLRGGTGKPLKITTGDQIIAVTDAATHSMKVYKNGAVIKEIPITTGKPGFETRNGVKVILGKEYFVRMRGTTVGIAEGTSDSYDLPVYYATRVTWSGEYVHAAPWSVGSQGAANVSHGCTGMSTGNAEWFFNTVREGDIVQVVNSNGQEMTPFDNGFGDWNVPWEKWRGGSALMAGTPDTQRPEDMARLQPTAL, encoded by the coding sequence ATGAGCCACACTGTGCGTTTTCGCGGCGCGGGAGCCGGCACCGTCATCGGCTGCACCCTGCTGGTGACCGCCCTCGGTGCGGGCCTGACCGCCTGTAGCTCGGACAGCGAATCCTTGTCAGCCCGGCCCTACGACGCGGCGGACAGGATCTCCTTCAACGCCCCCACGGGTTCCGGCAAGAAGGCCGACCCGGACAAGCCCCTCGAGGTCAGCGCCACCGGGGACGACCGCATCACGGACGTCACGGCGATGGACGCCACGGGCCGCTACGTGACGGGCGAACTCGCCGCCGACGGCAGCCGTTGGCACAGCACCTCCCCACTCGCCGCCAACGCCCACTACACCGTGCGGGTCAGCACGGAGGGCGAGGACGGGGCGCCCGGCCGCAAGGTCCTGGACTTCGACACCACCAAGCCCACCGCCAAGAAGGCCCTGGACGTCACGTTCGGGCCCAAGACGGGGGAGTACGGCGTCGGCCAGCCCATCACCGCGGACCTCAGCCAGCCCGTACGGGACAAGGCCCAGCGCGCCCTCGTCGAGCGGTCCCTCCAGGTCGACTCGGTGCCGGGTGTCGCGGGCGCCTGGTACTGGGTGAACGACAAGCAACTGCACTACCGGCCCAAGGAGTACTGGCCCACCCACGCCACGATCCAGGTGCGCAGCAACCTGGAGGGCGTCAAGATCAGCGACCGGCTGCGCGGCGGCACCGGCAAACCCCTGAAGATCACCACCGGTGACCAGATCATCGCCGTCACCGACGCCGCGACGCACTCCATGAAGGTCTACAAGAATGGCGCGGTGATCAAGGAGATCCCGATCACCACGGGCAAGCCCGGCTTCGAGACCCGCAACGGTGTCAAGGTCATCCTGGGCAAGGAGTACTTCGTACGCATGCGCGGGACCACGGTCGGCATCGCCGAGGGCACCTCCGACTCCTACGACCTGCCCGTGTACTACGCCACCCGGGTCACCTGGTCCGGCGAGTACGTCCACGCCGCACCCTGGTCCGTCGGTTCCCAGGGCGCCGCCAACGTCAGCCACGGCTGCACCGGCATGAGCACCGGCAACGCGGAGTGGTTCTTCAACACCGTCCGAGAGGGCGACATCGTCCAGGTCGTCAACTCCAACGGCCAGGAGATGACCCCGTTCGACAACGGCTTCGGCGACTGGAACGTCCCCTGGGAGAAGTGGCGGGGCGGCAGCGCCCTGATGGCCGGCACGCCGGACACCCAGCGGCCCGAGGACATGGCCCGCCTCCAGCCGACGGCGCTCTGA
- a CDS encoding rhomboid family intramembrane serine protease, whose amino-acid sequence MIGNWSGARGRTLRTVRRAPAPVTHALITLCCLIFALGPASGLNPSYGTGQTLFLAQRAYFRHWGVVPADLFDGPAGEVLTPVTALFLHGSWVHLLGNMLFLYVFGAMAEERMGRVQFTLFYLGCGYLALLGYAAANANSEQSLVGASGAISAVLGAFLFLFPGARVTSLLPFLLFLPVRFPAWVVLPFWAALQWVAAGRASQGPGVAYLAHLVGFGLGFVYAWGRFGRGTRVKVTAAPAPEGENQP is encoded by the coding sequence ATGATCGGCAATTGGAGCGGGGCGCGTGGCAGGACCCTTCGGACCGTCCGGCGCGCGCCGGCACCCGTGACGCACGCCCTGATCACCCTGTGCTGTCTGATCTTCGCACTCGGCCCGGCGTCGGGACTCAATCCCTCGTACGGGACCGGCCAGACGCTGTTCCTCGCCCAGCGGGCGTACTTCCGGCACTGGGGCGTGGTCCCCGCGGACCTCTTCGACGGCCCCGCCGGCGAGGTCCTCACCCCGGTCACGGCCCTGTTCCTGCACGGCAGCTGGGTGCATCTGCTCGGCAACATGCTCTTCCTGTACGTCTTCGGCGCGATGGCCGAGGAACGGATGGGCCGGGTGCAGTTCACGCTGTTCTACCTCGGCTGCGGCTATCTGGCACTGCTCGGCTACGCGGCGGCCAACGCGAACTCCGAGCAGTCGCTGGTCGGAGCCTCGGGGGCGATCTCGGCGGTGCTCGGCGCCTTTCTCTTCCTGTTCCCCGGGGCCCGTGTCACCAGTCTCCTCCCCTTCCTGCTGTTCCTCCCGGTGCGCTTCCCCGCCTGGGTCGTGCTGCCCTTCTGGGCGGCCCTGCAGTGGGTCGCGGCGGGGCGGGCCTCGCAGGGGCCGGGGGTCGCGTACCTGGCCCACCTGGTGGGCTTCGGGCTGGGCTTCGTCTACGCGTGGGGGCGGTTCGGGCGTGGGACTAGAGTGAAGGTCACCGCAGCTCCGGCCCCCGAGGGAGAGAACCAGCCGTGA